From the genome of Pukyongia salina, one region includes:
- a CDS encoding DMP19 family protein, translating to MKQSMSKKFLTITILFSILNFFGCKRQNEPKKEKSEIDLLIENTLDDFNNRKIYKYLTSEILDSIADDKLEQAIIDNIETKYQDGEQYTFDEISKLTKGQQAVFSTWWLEAEVNNGGFNQFYFNSSGQYGEMAEIGFMTIGAEKFSKLIKRANKIYSENKDQLEEYDDGTMESFSESYIDNLFNDLETDFYKLFDIEKIGELRIKYIRENKNEFIAE from the coding sequence GTGAAGCAATCAATGAGCAAAAAGTTTTTAACCATAACGATTCTGTTTTCAATTTTAAACTTCTTCGGCTGCAAAAGACAAAATGAACCGAAAAAAGAAAAATCTGAAATAGACTTGCTTATTGAAAATACTCTTGACGATTTTAACAATCGGAAAATATATAAATATCTCACATCTGAAATATTGGATTCGATTGCTGACGATAAATTAGAACAAGCAATTATTGATAATATTGAAACCAAATATCAAGATGGAGAACAATACACTTTCGACGAAATCTCAAAATTAACTAAAGGTCAACAAGCGGTTTTTTCCACTTGGTGGTTGGAAGCAGAAGTTAATAATGGTGGATTTAACCAATTCTATTTCAATTCAAGCGGACAATATGGAGAAATGGCAGAGATCGGATTTATGACAATTGGAGCGGAGAAATTCTCTAAATTGATTAAACGTGCGAATAAAATTTATTCAGAAAACAAAGACCAACTTGAGGAATATGACGATGGTACTATGGAAAGCTTTAGTGAGTCTTATATCGATAATCTTTTCAATGATTTGGAAACTGATTTTTACAAACTATTTGATATCGAAAAAATTGGCGAATTAAGAATAAAATACATAAGAGAAAACAAAAACGAATTTATAGCTGAATAA
- a CDS encoding winged helix-turn-helix transcriptional regulator, whose protein sequence is MARKYIDNPNACSLVHTMNIIGNKWKPIILYLLSNGSMRFGMLNTLIPTISKKVLTNQLKELENDGLLLRQSFAEIPPRVEYSLTEKAIGLLPVLRKLSDWANEAYPEMEFEQCRIIEKEKSQRTTTYIKNSGLSA, encoded by the coding sequence ATGGCAAGAAAATATATAGACAACCCGAATGCTTGTTCCCTTGTTCATACAATGAACATAATTGGCAATAAATGGAAACCGATTATTTTATATTTATTATCAAATGGTTCTATGCGATTTGGAATGCTGAATACTCTAATACCAACAATCTCAAAAAAGGTGCTGACTAATCAATTGAAAGAATTGGAAAATGATGGATTACTTTTAAGACAGTCTTTTGCTGAAATTCCACCAAGAGTTGAATACTCGTTGACTGAAAAAGCAATTGGACTTTTGCCCGTTTTAAGAAAGTTAAGTGATTGGGCAAATGAAGCTTATCCCGAAATGGAATTTGAACAATGTAGAATAATAGAAAAGGAAAAAAGCCAGCGTACAACAACGTATATAAAAAATAGCGGTTTAAGTGCTTAA
- a CDS encoding NAD(P)H-dependent oxidoreductase → MKNIFIINGHQKYPFSEGKLNATLTEKAESYFKSNGYNIKKTTMEDDYDVNEEIEKFKWADVVFFQTPLNWMGVSWSFKKYIDEVFSMGMMGEMSDGDGRSKEAPKKNYGLGGKLNGKYMMSVTANAPKEAFNNPEETFFNGMSEDDLLKPMHLNFKWFGFEPLPTFVAYDVMKNPEIENDFNRFENHLKANF, encoded by the coding sequence ATGAAAAATATTTTTATAATCAACGGTCATCAGAAATATCCATTTTCTGAAGGAAAATTAAACGCAACTTTAACTGAAAAAGCGGAAAGCTACTTTAAGAGCAATGGTTACAATATCAAGAAAACTACAATGGAAGACGATTATGATGTCAATGAAGAAATCGAAAAATTCAAATGGGCAGATGTGGTCTTTTTTCAAACACCATTGAACTGGATGGGTGTAAGTTGGTCGTTTAAAAAATACATTGATGAAGTATTTTCGATGGGTATGATGGGCGAAATGTCTGATGGTGATGGCAGAAGTAAAGAAGCACCGAAGAAGAATTACGGATTAGGTGGAAAGTTAAATGGAAAGTATATGATGTCAGTAACCGCTAATGCACCAAAAGAAGCTTTCAATAATCCAGAGGAAACTTTTTTTAATGGTATGAGTGAAGATGACTTACTAAAACCTATGCATCTTAATTTTAAATGGTTTGGTTTTGAACCATTACCAACTTTTGTGGCATATGATGTAATGAAAAACCCTGAAATAGAGAATGATTTTAATCGTTTTGAAAATCATTTAAAAGCAAACTTTTAA
- a CDS encoding redoxin domain-containing protein, translating to MNRPTPKHIAPDLQFPLLDGNQWNLADQKPDNFTLVVFYRGLHCPICKKYLQQLQELLLQFQQRGVNVVAVSMDTEKRARLSRQKWELPNLTLGYELSESTARDWALYLSAGVKDGEPSEFSEPGLFLIDNNNQVYYSAINSNPWGRPYLPSFVKAVDYIVQSGYPARGEML from the coding sequence ATGAATAGACCAACACCAAAACACATAGCACCAGATTTACAGTTTCCATTATTGGATGGAAATCAATGGAATTTAGCAGACCAAAAACCAGACAACTTTACATTAGTTGTTTTTTACCGTGGGCTACATTGTCCTATTTGTAAAAAGTATTTACAACAGTTACAAGAATTGTTACTACAATTTCAGCAAAGAGGTGTTAATGTCGTAGCAGTAAGTATGGATACCGAAAAGAGAGCAAGACTTTCTCGTCAAAAGTGGGAATTACCTAATCTTACTTTGGGATATGAGTTATCAGAATCCACAGCAAGAGATTGGGCTTTGTATTTAAGTGCAGGTGTAAAAGATGGTGAACCAAGTGAGTTTAGTGAACCAGGATTATTTTTAATTGACAATAATAATCAAGTTTATTATTCAGCTATAAACAGTAACCCTTGGGGAAGACCATATTTGCCGTCATTTGTAAAAGCAGTTGATTATATCGTTCAGTCAGGCTATCCTGCAAGAGGTGAAATGCTATAA
- a CDS encoding hotdog fold thioesterase: MDIKTKERLIKLAEEEIPIHKHFGLKVEIVEKDFIKVRVPFRKDLVGDIRTNHWHGGIIATILDSVGGAIGIANFNSPEDKLSTIDLRVDYLRFADGNDLVFEGKLVRMGNRIMVTKMKALQENILIAEGKGVYDFIRAKK, translated from the coding sequence ATGGATATAAAGACAAAAGAAAGATTGATAAAATTGGCAGAAGAAGAAATCCCAATTCATAAACATTTTGGATTAAAAGTTGAAATTGTTGAAAAGGATTTCATCAAAGTACGAGTACCATTTAGAAAAGATTTAGTCGGTGATATTCGCACTAATCATTGGCACGGCGGAATTATTGCTACAATTTTAGATTCTGTTGGTGGCGCCATAGGAATTGCCAATTTCAATTCGCCAGAAGATAAACTGTCAACAATAGACTTGAGAGTAGATTATTTGAGATTTGCAGATGGAAATGATTTAGTTTTTGAAGGAAAATTGGTCAGAATGGGAAATCGAATAATGGTGACCAAAATGAAAGCTTTACAGGAGAATATATTAATAGCTGAAGGTAAAGGAGTATATGATTTTATACGTGCTAAAAAATAG
- a CDS encoding low temperature requirement protein A, whose amino-acid sequence MKKTFKYLVQNRHATWLELFFDLVFVSSIGIVTHQLAHTHHNHIDPKQIWMFPLQFLSIWWIWTLHTLFANRFDTDSRYHRISSLAIMFLMITMTAFLGSDLFENYGLFIGFYAVIQIIIAGLYINSTKALNESKEYANKCGIIIIIGTIIIGASFLFPDPYREITLVLGIVFEMIAFVIVSKNKIVPPVHKEHLVERIGLLSIILLGESIISLTTALRDINWDVLSVIAAVTGFIMIGLIWWIYYDSFHIMERLKAMKNGFALIYSHFFLAMGFVILAIVIRHAILNDLNQNDFRVLAIVGMCFFYVGKQTIYFKFLPPFRKPIVINTLICVFITVGSTFLPKIEYALIGVTIGMLYYTIGNFKFTLTKDVSRFLD is encoded by the coding sequence TTGAAGAAAACATTTAAATATTTAGTTCAGAATAGGCATGCCACATGGTTGGAGCTTTTTTTTGATTTGGTTTTTGTGTCCAGTATAGGTATTGTTACGCATCAACTTGCACATACGCATCATAATCATATAGATCCTAAACAAATTTGGATGTTTCCTCTTCAATTCCTATCTATTTGGTGGATTTGGACGCTGCACACCTTATTTGCTAATCGTTTTGACACAGATAGTAGGTACCATAGAATTTCAAGTTTGGCTATCATGTTTTTAATGATAACAATGACTGCCTTTTTAGGTAGTGATTTATTTGAAAACTATGGGTTGTTTATTGGCTTTTATGCAGTTATTCAAATAATTATTGCAGGCTTGTATATTAATTCTACTAAAGCACTTAATGAGTCAAAAGAGTATGCTAATAAATGCGGTATAATTATAATTATTGGAACAATTATTATTGGTGCTTCATTTCTCTTCCCTGATCCTTACAGAGAAATTACTTTAGTTTTAGGAATCGTATTTGAAATGATAGCCTTTGTTATTGTAAGCAAAAACAAGATTGTGCCTCCAGTACATAAAGAGCATTTAGTTGAAAGAATTGGTCTTCTTTCCATTATACTTTTAGGTGAATCTATTATTAGTTTAACAACAGCCTTAAGAGATATTAATTGGGATGTATTGAGTGTCATTGCTGCCGTAACTGGATTTATTATGATAGGATTAATCTGGTGGATTTATTATGATAGCTTCCATATAATGGAAAGATTAAAAGCAATGAAGAATGGTTTTGCGCTTATTTATTCTCACTTCTTTCTTGCTATGGGATTTGTGATATTAGCTATTGTCATCAGACATGCTATTTTGAATGATTTAAACCAAAACGATTTTAGGGTACTGGCAATAGTGGGAATGTGTTTCTTTTATGTAGGAAAACAAACCATATATTTTAAATTTTTACCACCTTTTAGAAAACCTATAGTTATCAATACACTTATTTGTGTTTTTATAACAGTGGGTTCAACGTTTCTTCCAAAAATTGAATATGCACTTATAGGAGTAACAATTGGAATGTTATACTACACAATAGGGAATTTTAAGTTTACATTGACAAAGGACGTGTCGAGGTTTTTGGATTAA
- a CDS encoding antibiotic biosynthesis monooxygenase: MNSKNKIIRTWKGWTSLENAPIYENMLINEVFPEVKRKGVEGLEKVSISTMEKNDEMEFFLVLQFDSLDSVKVFAGEDYEQAYIPDNAKRVLSRYDKTAQHFTLKEELILK, translated from the coding sequence ATGAATAGTAAGAATAAAATCATAAGAACCTGGAAAGGATGGACTTCATTAGAAAACGCACCGATTTATGAAAATATGCTTATAAATGAGGTATTTCCTGAAGTGAAAAGGAAAGGTGTTGAAGGATTAGAGAAAGTCAGTATTTCGACTATGGAAAAGAATGATGAGATGGAGTTTTTTCTTGTGCTTCAATTTGACTCATTGGATTCGGTTAAAGTATTCGCTGGAGAAGACTATGAGCAAGCCTATATTCCTGACAATGCAAAACGTGTACTATCGAGATATGATAAAACTGCTCAACATTTTACTTTGAAAGAAGAACTGATATTAAAATAA
- a CDS encoding DUF6090 family protein produces the protein MIKFFRKIRQRLLSENKFSKYLLYAIGEILLVVIGILIALQINNWNENRIKDLKEIAILANIHKEFKQNKKQLDSVVYSHKIAYRNCGKIISLFPILSKPEPAVLDSLSFQLFNSYGGVTFNPSQTSINALASTSSFNIIKSENLRGLLISWKDLITDYQEEEVESSKHMWNQYDPYLSKHFDYNFNFKDERNNFDALQTLEFEYLVRTRRDLLDQILNSTGELQKVQETLDQIIALTKPTNN, from the coding sequence ATGATAAAATTCTTCCGAAAAATCCGTCAAAGGTTACTCTCTGAAAATAAATTCAGCAAGTATCTACTTTATGCAATTGGTGAAATATTACTTGTTGTAATTGGAATTTTAATTGCATTGCAGATTAACAATTGGAATGAAAATCGAATAAAAGACCTTAAGGAAATTGCTATACTAGCAAATATTCATAAAGAGTTTAAGCAAAATAAAAAACAGTTAGATTCAGTTGTTTATAGCCATAAAATAGCTTATCGCAACTGTGGCAAAATTATTAGTTTATTTCCAATACTTTCAAAACCAGAACCAGCGGTTTTAGATTCATTATCTTTTCAGTTATTCAATTCATATGGGGGAGTCACTTTTAATCCATCTCAAACAAGTATTAATGCCCTTGCAAGTACCTCATCATTTAATATTATAAAAAGTGAAAACTTGCGTGGTTTGTTAATTTCTTGGAAAGATTTGATAACCGACTACCAAGAAGAAGAAGTAGAATCCAGTAAACACATGTGGAATCAATACGACCCTTATTTATCTAAACATTTTGATTATAATTTCAACTTTAAAGATGAGCGAAATAATTTTGATGCTTTACAAACTTTAGAGTTTGAATATTTAGTAAGAACAAGAAGGGATTTACTTGATCAAATCTTAAATTCTACCGGAGAGTTACAAAAAGTTCAAGAAACTCTTGATCAAATCATTGCTCTCACAAAACCAACAAATAATTAA
- a CDS encoding DUF262 domain-containing protein, translated as MNISSIDKTIRTVLKSSYYKIPRFQRPYSWEKEHIEDFWNDSIRESSGDYFIGSMVVYEISDDTYGVVDGQQRLTTVTMLLGAIREAFKSIGEDSLAKGTQGMIERKDLDDDLNYVLQTESSYPYLHENVQKFDASDVTDIPAKKEEEHIKKGFDLLTNLVLKELESIENSTTLSTKEKQAEKVETLKKIRDKILNLKVIYIELGNEDDAYIIFETLNTRGKDLRVSDLVKNHLTKMLPKKNKAVDLSKDKWTESRTIIEGSNADLNMDSFLHHFWLSKYEFTTQKKLFKSLKQIVNKRNAKNFLNDILTETRIYRETLDPTYREWKKEEMDLKKSLEALIIFRVKQQIPMLLSVMREYENGGLKLKRVKDIVNAIECFHFIFTAVTSQRSSGGISFMYAYHARQLDQATPNDKTKALDELKKKLREKLPSKDEFVANLLELQYSSVYTKEKALIKYILSKYDYHYSQKAKTGTSIDYEQMTIEHIHAEKDSSKSIDIEDIGKIGNLILMDESLNGKLGNKPFAIKHPIYLKSNVFLDNEIKNATDWDETNIMDRTERIAERLFDIVFKF; from the coding sequence ATGAATATTTCAAGTATAGACAAAACAATCAGGACAGTTCTAAAATCTAGTTATTATAAAATCCCAAGGTTCCAAAGACCTTATTCATGGGAAAAAGAGCATATTGAAGATTTTTGGAATGATTCAATTAGAGAGAGTAGTGGAGATTATTTCATAGGCTCTATGGTAGTATATGAAATATCTGATGATACTTATGGTGTGGTAGACGGACAACAGCGTTTAACAACTGTTACCATGCTCTTAGGTGCAATCCGAGAGGCGTTTAAAAGTATTGGTGAAGATAGCCTTGCCAAAGGTACGCAAGGAATGATTGAAAGAAAAGATTTAGATGATGATTTAAATTATGTACTTCAAACGGAGAGTAGCTACCCTTATCTCCATGAGAATGTTCAAAAATTTGATGCTTCAGATGTTACTGATATTCCCGCAAAAAAGGAAGAAGAACACATCAAAAAGGGGTTCGATTTGTTAACAAATTTAGTGCTTAAAGAACTAGAGTCAATTGAAAATAGCACAACACTTTCAACTAAAGAAAAGCAAGCGGAAAAAGTTGAAACTCTAAAGAAGATAAGGGATAAGATATTAAACCTTAAGGTTATTTACATTGAATTAGGAAATGAAGATGATGCCTATATCATATTTGAAACACTAAATACAAGAGGAAAAGATTTAAGAGTATCTGATTTGGTCAAAAACCACCTCACTAAAATGTTGCCGAAAAAAAATAAGGCTGTTGATTTATCAAAAGATAAATGGACTGAATCACGCACAATAATTGAGGGCTCCAATGCTGATCTAAATATGGATAGTTTTCTACATCATTTTTGGTTATCAAAATATGAATTCACTACTCAGAAAAAACTTTTTAAGTCATTAAAACAAATTGTCAATAAAAGAAATGCTAAAAACTTTCTTAACGATATTTTAACTGAAACACGGATTTACCGAGAGACACTTGACCCGACATATCGAGAGTGGAAGAAAGAAGAAATGGACTTAAAAAAATCCTTAGAAGCGTTAATTATCTTCCGAGTAAAGCAACAAATACCAATGTTACTTTCGGTAATGCGTGAATATGAGAATGGTGGTTTAAAACTTAAAAGAGTCAAGGACATTGTTAATGCAATAGAGTGTTTTCATTTTATTTTCACTGCTGTGACTTCTCAGCGTTCTTCTGGAGGAATTTCATTTATGTATGCTTACCATGCAAGACAACTAGATCAAGCAACTCCGAACGACAAAACCAAGGCTTTAGATGAGTTAAAGAAAAAACTTCGTGAAAAGTTACCATCTAAAGATGAATTTGTTGCCAATTTATTAGAACTTCAATATAGTTCGGTCTATACAAAAGAAAAAGCTTTAATTAAATATATACTTTCTAAATACGATTATCATTATTCTCAAAAAGCCAAAACAGGGACATCGATCGATTATGAACAAATGACAATTGAACACATACATGCAGAAAAAGATAGTTCTAAATCTATAGATATTGAGGACATTGGTAAGATTGGAAACTTGATTCTCATGGATGAAAGTTTAAATGGAAAGCTAGGAAATAAGCCATTTGCAATTAAACATCCGATATACTTAAAATCAAATGTATTTCTAGATAATGAAATTAAAAATGCAACAGATTGGGATGAGACAAACATAATGGACAGAACTGAAAGGATTGCCGAAAGATTATTTGATATTGTGTTTAAGTTTTGA
- a CDS encoding PIN domain-containing protein — protein sequence MNLYIDTNVYLTFYHFSNEDLKELKKLIALINTGNINLFLPEQTKNEFYRNREVKISDSIDKLRVSKLNNQFPMICHSYSEYDKMKKAIKQFESNKSKLLKKLQHDAESESLVADDVLNQLLSKAIIIETTDDILNESVTRFEMGNPPGKDKSYGDAINWVSLLEIAPEDEDLHFISEDKDYYSKLNEANFNSYLLKEWKDLKDSNLHYYKRLSEFFKVNYPDIEISSETEKEIIIKNLREAYSFDNAKSVIRKLRNFDGFSIQQLNEITEAFSTNNQIYWISSDYVVSSARKDIIESNKDKIDPTIYDDYSERFH from the coding sequence ATGAATTTATATATCGATACAAATGTTTATCTAACTTTCTATCATTTTTCTAATGAGGATTTAAAAGAGTTGAAAAAACTGATTGCACTAATAAATACAGGTAATATCAATCTTTTTTTGCCAGAACAGACAAAAAATGAATTTTATAGAAATAGGGAAGTTAAAATTTCCGACTCCATTGACAAACTTAGGGTTTCGAAGTTGAACAATCAATTCCCTATGATTTGCCATTCTTATTCTGAGTACGATAAAATGAAAAAGGCAATCAAACAATTTGAATCAAATAAATCTAAACTGCTTAAAAAACTTCAACACGACGCTGAATCAGAATCATTAGTTGCAGATGACGTACTAAATCAATTGCTCTCGAAGGCAATAATTATTGAAACAACAGATGACATTTTGAATGAATCAGTTACCCGTTTTGAAATGGGAAATCCTCCAGGAAAAGACAAATCATATGGAGATGCAATCAACTGGGTTAGCTTGTTAGAAATTGCTCCTGAAGACGAAGATTTACATTTTATTTCAGAAGATAAGGATTATTATTCTAAGCTAAATGAAGCAAATTTTAATTCTTATTTACTCAAAGAATGGAAAGATTTAAAAGATTCAAATTTGCATTATTATAAAAGGTTATCGGAATTTTTTAAAGTGAATTACCCAGACATTGAAATCTCGAGTGAAACCGAAAAAGAGATTATTATTAAGAATCTTCGAGAGGCGTATTCATTTGATAATGCAAAAAGTGTAATTAGAAAACTGAGAAATTTTGATGGCTTCTCAATACAACAATTAAACGAAATTACCGAAGCATTCTCCACTAACAACCAAATTTATTGGATAAGCTCGGACTATGTTGTATCATCTGCCCGGAAAGATATTATTGAATCAAATAAAGATAAAATTGATCCAACAATCTATGATGATTACAGTGAAAGATTTCATTGA
- a CDS encoding DUF1059 domain-containing protein, which produces MKTMTCRQLGGACDKEFHADTFEEISEQSKQHGMEMFRKKDAAHLEAMNKMRALMESSDSKAMQHWMQTKREEFNALPDR; this is translated from the coding sequence ATGAAAACAATGACTTGCAGACAGCTGGGCGGAGCCTGTGATAAGGAATTTCATGCCGATACATTTGAAGAAATATCTGAACAAAGCAAGCAGCATGGCATGGAGATGTTTAGGAAGAAAGATGCAGCTCATCTGGAAGCAATGAATAAGATGCGGGCATTGATGGAAAGTTCGGATTCTAAGGCCATGCAACATTGGATGCAAACCAAGCGGGAGGAATTTAATGCTCTACCCGATCGATAA
- a CDS encoding CHAT domain-containing protein, with amino-acid sequence MKKILFIKANPIDTADLRLENEENSIREVLERCEHRNNFVFETRGAVTTKALLNYLLSLSPNILHISGHGSSDEKLFIEGEDGYKEEISIAKLSNLLANFLNHIECLFLNSCHSLAHIEEISDDIPYVIGMREEIPNDTAILFSTSFYNALFNGKSIKDSFKVALDMISLRDFDDELIPRFLDNSDKIPPEGPVTTGPEVVSSGGIEEKLVSQEEIDLVQKQRADKVRFYKRLIVVCVVVAIGISVGTYFISKETLTALGGLLPSGLIALPFKEIEKNKKRIELLTLFKLKRKRFLRALASITDGDIDNLNDEFERIITI; translated from the coding sequence GTGAAGAAGATATTGTTTATAAAGGCAAATCCTATCGATACGGCAGACCTACGGCTGGAGAACGAGGAGAACAGTATTAGGGAGGTGCTGGAACGATGTGAACACAGAAACAACTTTGTTTTCGAGACCAGGGGAGCGGTTACTACCAAAGCCCTGCTTAACTACTTACTTTCTTTAAGTCCGAATATATTACATATCTCCGGCCATGGAAGCAGCGATGAGAAGCTGTTCATAGAAGGGGAGGACGGCTACAAAGAAGAGATCTCTATCGCCAAGCTATCCAATTTACTCGCAAACTTCCTGAACCATATAGAATGTCTATTCCTCAATTCGTGCCATAGCCTGGCGCATATCGAAGAAATAAGTGACGACATCCCTTACGTTATTGGGATGCGGGAAGAGATCCCAAACGATACGGCCATATTGTTTTCCACGAGTTTTTACAATGCCCTTTTTAACGGGAAGTCGATAAAAGACTCCTTTAAGGTGGCGCTGGATATGATCTCGCTGCGCGATTTCGACGATGAGCTGATCCCGAGATTTTTGGATAATTCGGATAAAATACCCCCAGAGGGACCGGTTACCACGGGCCCAGAGGTGGTAAGTAGTGGCGGAATAGAAGAGAAGCTTGTGAGTCAGGAAGAGATCGACCTCGTACAAAAACAACGAGCCGATAAGGTGCGGTTCTACAAGCGGCTTATCGTGGTGTGTGTAGTGGTTGCCATTGGTATTTCGGTGGGCACCTATTTTATAAGCAAGGAAACCTTAACAGCCCTGGGGGGATTGCTCCCTTCGGGATTGATAGCCTTGCCGTTTAAGGAGATAGAAAAGAATAAAAAGAGGATCGAGTTGCTAACATTGTTTAAATTAAAACGAAAGCGGTTCCTTCGGGCGTTAGCTTCCATCACCGATGGTGATATAGACAACCTGAACGACGAATTTGAACGAATAATAACGATATAG
- a CDS encoding DNA/RNA non-specific endonuclease, protein MSYVTHFLEVAEVAPPSISKREQDGFCEAGLQLEDFFLDYTNYSLLHNPLRFFPYYTAANIDGNLFKKITRKELFGGGGDAWKKDKRIPGEFQLGSELYSAKKSDFDKGHLTKREDVQWGDTDEKARDAAESTFYFTNAMPQVDRLNRGIWRKIEDYILHQEVVEGQRKIILFTGPVFQDHDPEFVTEVKGSTIQLPYLFWKVVYYLKDDVLHRTAFLTSQLGLLKKRRIVKPTVRGGPEVVQKDAFLNFKDAETYQVSVGLIEKLGELVFAPAEEAYTDERPERLILKDVNVRSDGEIELAPNSINIKL, encoded by the coding sequence ATGTCGTACGTTACTCATTTTTTGGAAGTTGCAGAAGTAGCACCCCCCTCCATTTCTAAACGGGAGCAGGATGGCTTTTGTGAAGCAGGCCTGCAGCTGGAAGATTTCTTCCTTGATTATACCAATTACAGTCTTTTACACAACCCACTGCGTTTTTTCCCGTATTATACAGCCGCCAATATTGATGGTAATCTCTTTAAGAAGATCACCAGAAAGGAACTATTTGGAGGCGGCGGAGATGCCTGGAAAAAAGACAAACGGATTCCGGGAGAATTTCAGCTGGGCAGTGAGTTGTATTCGGCTAAAAAAAGTGATTTCGACAAGGGTCATCTTACAAAGCGGGAGGACGTACAATGGGGAGATACCGATGAGAAGGCGAGAGATGCAGCCGAGTCTACATTTTACTTCACCAATGCTATGCCACAGGTAGATCGATTAAACAGGGGAATATGGCGGAAGATCGAGGATTATATCCTGCACCAGGAAGTGGTGGAAGGCCAGAGGAAGATCATTCTTTTCACCGGGCCCGTTTTCCAGGACCACGACCCCGAGTTTGTCACCGAAGTAAAGGGAAGCACCATACAATTGCCGTATTTGTTTTGGAAAGTGGTATATTACTTAAAGGATGATGTATTGCACAGGACGGCTTTCTTAACGAGTCAGTTAGGACTATTGAAAAAGCGACGTATTGTAAAACCCACGGTACGCGGGGGGCCGGAAGTTGTACAAAAGGATGCCTTTCTTAATTTTAAAGATGCGGAAACCTACCAGGTAAGTGTAGGGTTGATAGAAAAACTTGGCGAACTGGTATTTGCTCCTGCGGAAGAAGCCTACACAGATGAGCGACCGGAGCGGTTGATCCTAAAGGACGTTAATGTACGTTCGGACGGGGAAATAGAATTAGCGCCAAATAGCATAAATATAAAACTGTAA